In Candidatus Contubernalis alkalaceticus, the following proteins share a genomic window:
- a CDS encoding diacylglycerol kinase family protein — MFKKIIKSFPYAIHGIGYSIKTQVNFRFHVMAAFLALVLSYCLNVSTVEFLFVLNAIFMVITAELVNTAVEKTVDLCTSEICSLAQVAKNVAAGAVLTSAIFSVVTALIIFVPKLVMLWR; from the coding sequence ATGTTCAAGAAAATTATAAAAAGCTTTCCTTATGCCATTCATGGTATTGGTTACTCTATAAAAACTCAGGTAAATTTTAGATTTCATGTTATGGCTGCTTTTTTAGCTCTTGTTTTGAGCTATTGCTTGAATGTTTCTACGGTGGAGTTTTTATTTGTTTTAAATGCTATTTTTATGGTTATTACGGCGGAGCTTGTGAATACTGCAGTGGAAAAAACTGTAGATTTATGTACCAGTGAAATTTGTTCCCTGGCCCAGGTGGCGAAAAATGTTGCCGCCGGTGCGGTTTTAACTTCCGCAATTTTTTCTGTGGTAACAGCTTTAATTATTTTTGTTCCTAAATTAGTAATGTTGTGGAGGTAG
- a CDS encoding DUF502 domain-containing protein, with the protein MIKRIRNYFIAGLAVLIPSVGSLYVFWLLFNFLEGMLSSLITSIYGSPLPGLGFIITILFILLVGYLTSNYLGRKILGLMDHIFFRIPLLRNVYSSFKQIVDSFMKQNKTAFKEVVMIEYPRKGIYVLGFLTGESRGEVQDSTHSKTLNVFIPTSPNPTSGMLVLVPSQEVTLLKMSVEEGLKLIISGGVFSPENNL; encoded by the coding sequence ATGATTAAAAGGATAAGAAATTACTTTATTGCTGGTCTGGCTGTTTTAATTCCTTCGGTGGGTTCCCTTTATGTTTTTTGGCTGCTTTTTAATTTTCTAGAGGGCATGTTGTCTTCTCTCATAACCAGTATTTATGGAAGTCCACTGCCGGGATTAGGCTTCATTATCACTATATTATTTATTTTACTGGTGGGCTATTTGACTTCTAATTATTTGGGAAGAAAAATACTGGGATTAATGGATCATATTTTTTTTAGGATTCCGCTGCTTAGAAATGTATACTCGTCTTTTAAACAGATTGTGGATTCCTTTATGAAGCAGAATAAAACTGCCTTTAAAGAGGTGGTTATGATAGAGTATCCTCGGAAAGGTATTTATGTTTTAGGTTTTTTGACCGGTGAGAGCCGGGGGGAAGTTCAAGATAGTACTCATTCTAAAACTTTAAATGTGTTTATCCCCACTTCTCCTAACCCTACCTCAGGGATGCTGGTCTTAGTTCCCAGCCAGGAGGTAACCCTTTTGAAAATGTCTGTGGAAGAAGGACTCAAGCTGATTATTTCCGGTGGAGTTTTTAGCCCTGAAAACAACCTTTAA
- a CDS encoding DUF881 domain-containing protein gives MKTLTVHVKENKLLLFAIFLLILNTFLLTIGINFLRPVQSEISDNLSSKKLLAEEIVQYNRRQAEKLEVDQRPRVMETLSRFYYDIELATGNEELYKIILSNARTVQETISREYESYQQELILSLINKDSKIREIKSNLNVTITYDFETGIIVEPEGVIEEKTLEEINKTAFQSDFSPRQIIEIEVENGQGKPVATHNPLDQVNVLTNELNSLRNILYETRVAAGLAEMTGAGIIIRLYDKENGQTSEEIVHDTDIRNLVHELFNSDAQGVAVGDQRIIATSHIRCVGSIIRVNDESIPVNPVVIKAVGNPEILVGGMTLIKSQLEIRYGLRMDIEKVDNLTLPAYSD, from the coding sequence ATGAAAACTTTAACCGTTCATGTAAAGGAGAATAAGCTCTTACTTTTTGCTATTTTTCTTTTGATATTAAACACATTTCTACTAACTATAGGGATAAATTTCTTGCGACCTGTACAGTCGGAAATTTCTGATAATCTAAGCAGCAAGAAATTATTGGCTGAGGAAATTGTTCAGTACAACCGCCGGCAGGCAGAAAAGCTGGAGGTTGATCAACGGCCCAGGGTGATGGAAACTTTATCTCGGTTTTATTATGATATAGAGTTGGCAACAGGGAACGAAGAATTATATAAGATAATCTTATCAAACGCCCGGACTGTTCAGGAAACTATTTCTAGAGAGTATGAGAGTTATCAACAGGAGTTAATCCTGTCATTGATAAATAAGGATTCAAAAATCAGGGAGATAAAATCCAACTTAAATGTTACCATTACCTATGATTTCGAAACAGGCATAATTGTGGAGCCGGAAGGTGTAATTGAAGAAAAAACTTTAGAGGAAATTAACAAAACGGCTTTTCAAAGTGATTTTTCCCCCCGGCAGATTATTGAAATAGAAGTGGAAAACGGCCAGGGCAAACCGGTGGCTACCCATAACCCTCTGGATCAAGTTAATGTGCTGACTAATGAATTGAATTCACTCAGAAATATACTTTATGAGACCAGGGTGGCGGCAGGGCTTGCGGAGATGACGGGAGCAGGTATTATTATCCGGTTATATGATAAAGAAAATGGCCAAACTTCAGAAGAAATCGTCCACGATACTGATATTAGGAATTTGGTACATGAACTATTTAACTCTGATGCTCAAGGTGTGGCTGTAGGGGACCAGCGCATTATAGCTACCTCTCATATTCGGTGTGTTGGCTCAATTATCAGAGTGAATGATGAGAGTATACCTGTAAACCCTGTGGTTATAAAAGCTGTGGGTAATCCGGAGATCCTGGTAGGCGGTATGACTCTAATAAAAAGTCAATTAGAGATACGTTATGGACTCCGTATGGATATTGAAAAGGTGGATAACCTTACTTTACCCGCATATTCCGATTAA
- a CDS encoding indolepyruvate ferredoxin oxidoreductase subunit alpha, which produces MAALVDKAKCTGCGSCVDECPAECITIEDDIAVVNNDECTDCGTCEDECPEEAIKVE; this is translated from the coding sequence ATGGCAGCGTTAGTTGATAAGGCAAAGTGTACTGGTTGTGGAAGCTGTGTTGATGAGTGTCCGGCAGAATGTATTACTATTGAGGATGACATCGCGGTTGTAAATAATGATGAGTGTACAGATTGTGGCACCTGTGAAGATGAGTGCCCTGAGGAAGCAATCAAGGTTGAGTAA
- a CDS encoding cytidine deaminase, with product MDYKDLLKKAEAAREFAYAPYSKFKVGAALLTKDNLIFTGCNVENAAYGSTMCAERVCVYKAVSQGSRKFIAIAIHAGSHSATPCGECRQVLAEFGADIQVIMGGSSGFTVKSIVELLPCSFTLRTNEKKD from the coding sequence TTGGATTATAAAGATTTATTAAAAAAAGCGGAAGCAGCCAGGGAATTTGCCTATGCTCCCTACTCAAAATTTAAAGTAGGGGCTGCTCTGCTTACAAAAGACAATTTAATATTTACCGGCTGTAATGTAGAAAATGCTGCTTATGGCTCTACCATGTGCGCGGAGAGGGTTTGTGTATATAAAGCCGTTTCTCAGGGAAGCCGGAAATTTATAGCCATAGCTATACATGCCGGGTCGCATAGTGCTACTCCTTGTGGGGAGTGCCGACAGGTTCTGGCGGAGTTTGGGGCAGATATTCAGGTAATCATGGGGGGATCATCAGGTTTTACCGTTAAATCTATAGTTGAGCTTCTCCCCTGTAGTTTTACATTAAGAACTAATGAAAAGAAGGATTAA
- the ybeY gene encoding rRNA maturation RNase YbeY, giving the protein MPLLIRDLQDKIQLEDKLLSQLELITQEMLKEEKLSHDIEVSLCFVDNHYIRELNKQYRGKDQATDVLSFPLEEDKGEEFFQEPEVLLGDIVISLEEAKAQADEAGHSINKEIALLYIHGFLHLLSYHHSSEEEYEQMWNKMGKIMEIIGYQGYNIK; this is encoded by the coding sequence ATGCCGTTATTAATAAGGGACCTTCAGGATAAAATACAATTAGAGGACAAGTTGTTGTCCCAGTTGGAACTAATTACCCAAGAGATGCTGAAGGAGGAAAAGCTTTCCCATGATATAGAGGTCAGTCTTTGTTTTGTGGACAATCATTATATAAGAGAGTTAAATAAACAGTATCGGGGAAAAGACCAGGCTACCGACGTCCTTTCTTTCCCTCTGGAAGAAGATAAAGGTGAGGAATTTTTCCAAGAGCCCGAAGTGCTTCTGGGGGATATTGTAATATCTTTGGAGGAAGCAAAGGCGCAGGCAGATGAAGCAGGACATTCAATAAATAAGGAAATAGCCCTGTTATATATTCATGGCTTTCTTCATCTTCTGTCATATCATCACTCAAGTGAAGAAGAATATGAGCAGATGTGGAATAAAATGGGGAAAATTATGGAAATAATAGGTTATCAAGGGTATAATATAAAATAG